A portion of the Streptomyces erythrochromogenes genome contains these proteins:
- a CDS encoding cytochrome P450 translates to MAFGRNAGGVDLGTEVPVLPGAPLLGSLHDLKSDSLGTYLRAQQRRGDVVRVSAGPPGMRADLYCVFSPEGVQQVLASQAANFRKDNAFYQEVRESFGNGLLTSQDEDYLRQRRLVQPLFTRRRVDGYAGAVAAETASVVAAWEEAVDGVVDVSDEMTHLALRAVARILFGTDVEATADVVARCFPVITDYVLRRGYSPANVPRHWPTPGNRRAAAAMDELYGVCDQIIGQRRRAGADAPGEDAAEDASAGVACAEDASGEDLLTLLAAARSSDDGEFDAAELRDQVLIFLLAGHETTATSLCFALHLLSRHPEQQDRAREEITRVLGGRTPQASDLDRLPYLSQVVKEAMRLYPAAPVIGRKAVAATRIGEHAIPAGADVILAPWVTHRHPEHWPDPDRFDPERFTPEAEAGRPRYAWFPFGGGPRACIGQHFSMLESVVALAMILRAYSFEAVDTEIPVGAGITLRTEGPARCRVRRLDR, encoded by the coding sequence ATGGCATTCGGCAGGAACGCAGGCGGCGTCGACTTGGGTACGGAGGTTCCCGTACTCCCCGGGGCACCGCTGCTCGGATCGCTCCACGACCTGAAGTCGGACTCCCTCGGCACCTATCTGCGGGCACAGCAGCGGCGCGGTGACGTCGTACGGGTCTCGGCCGGGCCGCCCGGGATGCGGGCCGATCTGTACTGCGTGTTCTCCCCCGAGGGCGTCCAGCAGGTACTCGCCTCGCAGGCGGCCAACTTCCGCAAGGACAACGCCTTCTACCAGGAGGTCCGGGAGTCCTTCGGCAACGGCCTGCTGACCAGCCAGGACGAGGACTACCTGCGCCAGCGCCGCCTCGTGCAGCCGCTGTTCACGCGGCGCCGGGTGGACGGGTACGCCGGGGCCGTCGCCGCCGAGACCGCGTCGGTCGTCGCCGCGTGGGAGGAGGCGGTGGACGGTGTCGTCGACGTCTCCGACGAGATGACGCACCTCGCGCTGCGGGCGGTCGCCCGGATCCTCTTCGGCACCGACGTCGAGGCCACCGCCGACGTGGTGGCCCGCTGCTTCCCGGTGATCACGGACTACGTGCTGCGCCGCGGGTACTCCCCCGCCAACGTCCCGCGCCACTGGCCGACCCCGGGCAACAGGCGGGCAGCCGCCGCGATGGACGAGCTGTACGGGGTCTGCGACCAGATCATCGGGCAGCGTCGGCGGGCCGGCGCGGACGCCCCGGGCGAAGACGCCGCCGAAGACGCGTCCGCCGGGGTCGCTTGCGCCGAGGACGCCTCCGGTGAGGACCTGCTGACGCTGCTGGCCGCCGCCCGGAGTTCGGACGACGGGGAGTTCGACGCCGCCGAACTCCGCGACCAGGTGCTGATCTTCCTGCTCGCCGGGCACGAGACGACCGCCACCTCCCTCTGCTTCGCCCTGCACCTGCTGTCCCGCCACCCCGAGCAGCAGGACCGGGCCCGCGAGGAGATCACCCGCGTCCTGGGCGGCCGGACGCCGCAGGCCTCCGACCTGGACCGGCTCCCGTACCTCTCGCAGGTGGTCAAGGAGGCCATGCGGCTGTACCCGGCGGCCCCGGTCATCGGCCGCAAGGCCGTCGCCGCCACCCGGATCGGCGAGCACGCCATCCCCGCGGGCGCGGACGTGATCCTGGCTCCCTGGGTGACGCACCGCCACCCGGAGCACTGGCCCGACCCGGACCGCTTCGACCCGGAGCGCTTCACCCCGGAGGCGGAGGCCGGGCGGCCGCGCTACGCGTGGTTCCCCTTCGGCGGCGGCCCGCGCGCCTGCATCGGGCAGCACTTCTCGATGCTGGAGTCGGTGGTCGCCCTGGCGATGATCCTTCGGGCGTACTCGTTCGAGGCGGTGGACACGGAGATCCCGGTCGGCGCGGGAATCACCCTGCGGACGGAGGGTCCGGCGCGCTGCCGGGTCCGTCGCTTGGACCGGTAG
- a CDS encoding FBP domain-containing protein produces MEPLSEKQIRASFVNCTKGEAARMRLPLDFAELPWEDLDFLGWVDPGAPLRAHVVLPREEGPLGISLRVPSVGRTSAVKSSLCQICLTGHASSGVTLLAAPLAGARGREGNTVGTYICADLACSLYVRGKRQPKLRAGRQEESLTVDERLARLEANLNGFVSRVTGVTVA; encoded by the coding sequence GTGGAACCACTCAGTGAGAAACAGATCCGTGCGTCCTTCGTGAACTGCACCAAGGGCGAGGCGGCGCGCATGCGCCTGCCCCTCGACTTCGCCGAGCTGCCCTGGGAGGACCTGGACTTCCTGGGCTGGGTGGACCCGGGCGCACCGCTGCGCGCCCATGTCGTGCTGCCCCGGGAAGAGGGCCCGCTGGGGATCTCCCTGCGCGTGCCGTCCGTGGGCCGCACCAGCGCGGTGAAGTCCAGCCTGTGCCAGATCTGCCTGACGGGCCACGCCTCCTCCGGCGTCACCCTGCTCGCCGCGCCGCTGGCGGGCGCCCGCGGCCGCGAGGGGAACACGGTCGGCACGTACATCTGCGCGGACCTGGCCTGCTCCCTGTACGTGCGCGGCAAGCGGCAGCCGAAGCTGCGCGCCGGCCGGCAGGAGGAGTCGCTGACCGTGGACGAGCGCCTCGCGCGCCTGGAGGCCAACCTGAACGGCTTCGTGTCCCGCGTCACCGGGGTCACGGTCGCCTGA
- a CDS encoding MFS transporter, translating to MDPNATPSSKRTDGKDGTVRGSGNGLALFVIASCQLMVVLDITIVNIALPHIQTALNFSTESLSWVVNAYTLAFGGLLLLGGRTGDILGRKRVFIFGVLLFGLASLLGGLAQNEGQLMAARALQGVGGAIASPTSLALITTTFREGPARNRAFGVFAGVSAAGGAIGLLAGGILVEWLDWRWVLFVNVPIALVIAVLASKVLRESERHPGHFDFAGALLSTLGMVALVYGFIRASQEGWRDPVTLASFGTAVVLLTLFVLNERRSPQPITPLHMFADRNRAGTYGIMLMLACAIFGMFFFLTLFVQIVLGFSPIQAGLAFLPVSVVIAVGAGLTAKLLPKFGPKPFMVCGALSSAIGLAWLTQIDVHSTYLGSILGPMLFFALGMGLQFVSLTLMALSNVPDRESGAASGLLNTMQQVGGSLGLSILVTVYGTASRNEAKEQVPDFLATAGPVQKAFFERTGQLPKPWGDLVLTSGISTAFVVAALFTLVGAAIALFVIQVRPSDLERLQGNHQPAADRI from the coding sequence GTGGACCCGAACGCAACGCCGAGCAGCAAACGGACCGACGGCAAGGACGGCACGGTCCGAGGAAGCGGCAACGGACTCGCCCTGTTCGTCATCGCGTCCTGCCAACTCATGGTGGTTCTCGACATCACGATCGTGAACATCGCCCTGCCGCACATCCAGACCGCGCTGAACTTCTCGACCGAGAGCCTCTCCTGGGTCGTCAACGCCTACACCCTCGCCTTCGGCGGCCTGCTGCTCCTCGGCGGCCGCACCGGCGACATCCTCGGCCGCAAACGCGTCTTCATCTTCGGCGTCCTGCTCTTCGGCCTGGCCTCGCTCCTCGGCGGGCTCGCCCAGAACGAGGGCCAGTTGATGGCCGCACGAGCCCTCCAGGGCGTCGGCGGCGCCATCGCCTCACCGACCTCCCTCGCGCTGATCACCACCACCTTCCGCGAAGGCCCTGCCCGCAACCGGGCGTTCGGCGTGTTCGCCGGGGTCTCGGCGGCCGGCGGCGCGATCGGACTCCTCGCGGGCGGCATCCTCGTCGAGTGGCTCGACTGGCGCTGGGTCCTCTTCGTCAACGTCCCCATCGCGCTGGTGATCGCCGTACTGGCCTCGAAGGTCCTGCGCGAGTCCGAACGCCACCCCGGACACTTCGACTTCGCGGGCGCGCTGCTGTCCACCCTGGGCATGGTCGCGCTCGTCTACGGCTTCATCCGTGCCTCCCAGGAGGGCTGGCGCGACCCGGTGACGCTCGCCTCCTTCGGCACCGCGGTCGTCCTGCTGACGCTGTTCGTCCTCAACGAGCGGCGCTCGCCGCAGCCGATCACCCCGCTGCACATGTTCGCCGACCGCAACCGGGCCGGGACCTACGGGATCATGCTCATGCTCGCCTGCGCGATCTTCGGCATGTTCTTCTTCCTGACCCTCTTCGTGCAGATCGTGCTCGGCTTCAGCCCGATCCAGGCCGGCCTCGCCTTCCTGCCCGTCAGCGTGGTGATCGCGGTGGGCGCGGGCCTCACCGCGAAACTCCTGCCGAAGTTCGGGCCCAAACCGTTCATGGTCTGCGGCGCGTTGTCATCGGCGATCGGACTGGCCTGGCTGACCCAGATCGACGTCCACTCCACCTACCTCGGCAGCATCCTCGGCCCGATGCTGTTCTTCGCCCTCGGCATGGGCCTGCAGTTCGTCTCGCTGACGCTGATGGCCCTGTCCAACGTCCCCGACCGGGAGTCGGGAGCGGCATCCGGACTGCTGAACACGATGCAGCAGGTGGGCGGCTCGCTCGGCCTGTCGATCCTGGTGACCGTCTACGGCACGGCCAGCCGCAACGAGGCCAAGGAGCAGGTGCCGGACTTCCTCGCCACGGCGGGCCCCGTGCAGAAGGCCTTCTTCGAACGCACCGGGCAGCTCCCGAAGCCGTGGGGCGACCTGGTCCTGACCTCGGGCATCAGCACGGCCTTCGTCGTGGCGGCCCTGTTCACCCTGGTCGGGGCGGCGATCGCGCTGTTCGTCATCCAGGTCCGCCCCTCCGACCTCGAACGCCTCCAGGGCAACCACCAGCCGGCGGCCGACCGTATCTGA
- a CDS encoding S9 family peptidase — protein sequence MDDFLRLSASTARFTHGAPRALSFGDDGRLLWFLRSTGPTDAFDSLWVLDTSTGAEIRLADPRELCPEPGPLPTAERRLRERTRLVAAGIGSYALSGDGRRAAFALYGRLFEVTADGAGTLREIPAAGPALDPRPDSDGSRTAYVADDALYVAPGGRVSPDDGARWGLAEFAAAEELGRSRGHWWSPDGIALLAARVDESALQRRWFADPAHPELAAEDFAYPEAGGPNAEVQLWVLGETRVRIEWDAESYPYVSDAGWESAEEILLTVQDRLQRTVLLLSADPATGRTRELSRTTHPQWVDPLVPGTPARLPDGRMLTSADTPGGAARALAVDGVLLTGDDVQVRRVAGVHEGRLLIEAGLRDPAEQQVLLLDTATGEATPLADGPGVHNVTASAGFLLLTSADAGGVRRVVRTPDGRELAPADLSQPLPYRVAPVLERVTEHGVPTALVLPRGHVPGRKLPVLMDSYGGPGAQDITADPRRWQHRQWWADQGFAVVTVDNRGTAHVSPAHTHAMYRGFSEVTLDDQVAALHALAARHGDLDLGRVGIRGWSYGGYLSAMAVLRRPDVFHAAAAGAAPTDFRHYDTAYTERYLGLPQEHPDVYERDSLLPDAPKLSRPLLLVTGLADDNVHPSHTLRLSQALTDAGRPHQLLALPGVTHMTPGGTREKIMALELDFFRRELA from the coding sequence ATGGATGACTTCCTCAGGCTCTCCGCGAGCACGGCCCGATTCACCCACGGCGCCCCGCGGGCACTGTCCTTCGGGGACGACGGCCGCCTGCTCTGGTTCCTCCGGTCGACCGGACCCACCGACGCTTTCGACAGCCTCTGGGTGCTCGATACCAGCACCGGCGCAGAGATCCGGCTTGCCGATCCCCGCGAGCTGTGCCCCGAGCCCGGCCCCCTGCCCACCGCCGAGCGGCGGCTGCGCGAGCGGACCCGGCTCGTCGCCGCCGGGATCGGCTCCTACGCCCTGTCCGGCGACGGGCGCCGCGCCGCCTTCGCGCTGTACGGACGGCTCTTCGAGGTCACCGCGGACGGCGCCGGAACCCTCAGGGAGATCCCCGCCGCCGGCCCCGCGCTGGACCCGCGGCCCGACTCCGACGGCTCGCGCACCGCGTACGTCGCCGACGACGCCCTGTACGTCGCCCCGGGCGGCCGGGTCAGCCCCGACGACGGAGCCCGCTGGGGCCTGGCCGAATTCGCCGCCGCCGAGGAGCTCGGCCGCTCCCGGGGCCACTGGTGGTCCCCCGACGGGATCGCGCTGCTCGCCGCCCGCGTCGACGAATCGGCCCTGCAGCGACGGTGGTTCGCCGACCCCGCCCACCCCGAGCTGGCGGCCGAGGACTTCGCCTACCCGGAGGCGGGCGGACCCAACGCCGAGGTGCAGCTGTGGGTGCTCGGGGAGACCCGGGTACGGATCGAGTGGGACGCCGAGAGCTACCCCTACGTCTCCGACGCGGGCTGGGAGTCGGCCGAGGAGATCCTGCTGACGGTCCAGGACCGGCTCCAGCGCACGGTACTGCTGCTCTCCGCCGACCCGGCCACCGGCCGCACCCGGGAGCTGTCCCGCACCACGCACCCCCAGTGGGTGGACCCCCTGGTCCCCGGCACCCCGGCGCGCCTGCCCGACGGGCGGATGCTGACCTCGGCCGACACCCCCGGCGGGGCCGCCCGCGCCCTCGCCGTGGACGGGGTCCTCCTCACCGGAGACGACGTCCAGGTGCGCCGCGTGGCCGGGGTCCACGAAGGCCGGCTGCTGATCGAGGCCGGACTGCGCGACCCGGCCGAGCAGCAGGTGCTGCTGCTGGACACCGCCACCGGGGAGGCGACCCCGCTCGCGGACGGGCCCGGCGTCCACAACGTGACCGCCTCGGCCGGGTTCCTGCTGCTGACCTCCGCCGACGCGGGCGGCGTGCGGCGCGTCGTACGCACCCCCGACGGGCGGGAGCTGGCCCCCGCGGACCTGTCGCAGCCGCTGCCGTACCGCGTGGCGCCGGTCCTGGAGCGGGTCACCGAGCACGGCGTCCCCACCGCCCTCGTGCTGCCCCGCGGTCACGTCCCCGGCCGGAAGCTGCCCGTCCTGATGGACAGCTACGGCGGCCCCGGCGCCCAGGACATCACCGCCGACCCGCGCCGCTGGCAGCACCGCCAGTGGTGGGCCGACCAGGGCTTCGCGGTGGTGACCGTCGACAACCGCGGCACCGCGCACGTCTCGCCCGCCCACACCCACGCCATGTACCGCGGCTTCTCCGAGGTCACCCTGGACGACCAGGTCGCGGCGCTGCACGCGCTGGCCGCGCGCCACGGCGACCTCGACCTCGGCCGGGTCGGCATCCGCGGCTGGTCCTACGGCGGCTACCTGTCGGCGATGGCCGTGCTGCGCCGTCCCGACGTCTTCCACGCCGCGGCCGCCGGGGCCGCGCCGACCGACTTCCGGCACTACGACACCGCGTACACCGAGCGGTACCTGGGCCTGCCGCAGGAGCACCCGGACGTCTACGAACGGGACTCGCTGCTGCCCGACGCCCCGAAGCTGTCCCGGCCGCTGCTGCTGGTCACCGGCCTGGCCGACGACAACGTCCACCCCTCGCACACCCTGCGCCTGTCCCAGGCCCTGACGGACGCGGGCCGCCCCCACCAGCTGCTGGCCCTCCCCGGCGTCACCCACATGACCCCGGGCGGCACCCGCGAGAAGATCATGGCGCTGGAACTCGACTTCTTCCGCCGCGAACTCGCCTGA